The genomic interval GTGATTGCAGACGGGTTTGTCAAAAAAGACCAGGTTTGCCAGGGGGCGGCTGAAAAGTCAACGGCTTGTCAGTAAAGAATGGGCGACACAGAAACAGGAAAGAACATTATGACAACAGGTTCAGTTTCCGTTGCAGCACAGGAAGGCGCAGCGGCGCAACAGATCCCACGACTGCAACTGCGGGGCATCAATAAATCCTTTGGCGGTGTCCATGCCCTGAAAAGCGTAGATTTTGAAGTCTATGCTGGTGAAGTTGTGGGGCTGGTCGGGGATAACGGCGCAGGTAAATCGACCTTGATTAAAACGATGTCTGGAGCCTATGTCCCTGATGCAGGAGAGATCCTGATTGATGGGCAACCCGTGACGATCGCCAGTCCCCAGGATTCTACCCGTCTGGGGATTGAAACCGTGTATCAAGACCTGGCTCTGTGCGACAACCTGGATGTGGTTGCCAACTTATGGCTCGGACGGGAAGCCTACCGGGAGGTGATTCCGGGGGTGTTGCGGGTGCTGGATGAAACCGAAATGGAGCGGCGCACCAGCGAAGTTTTGAAGACTCTGGATGTCCGGATTCCTTCCCTGCGATCGCCCGTCGCTACCCTGTCTGGTGGACAACGGCAGTGCATCGCGGTGGCAAAAACCATCCTGCGACAACCCAAGGTGGTGCTGCTGGATGAGCCAACTGCGGCATTGGGGGTGGCTCAAACCCGTCAGGTGTTGAATTTGATCCAACGGCTGAAGGAGCAGGGACTGGCAGTTGTGGTCATTTCCCATAACCTGCATGACGTGTTTGAAGTCGCCGATCGCGTCATTGTCATGCGGTTGGGACAACGAGCTGCCACCTTTGAGATTCGCAACACTACCCCAGAACGGATTGTTGCTGCCATTACCGGGGCAGAGTACCAGGACGTTTCTAAAC from Kovacikia minuta CCNUW1 carries:
- a CDS encoding ATP-binding cassette domain-containing protein, encoding MTTGSVSVAAQEGAAAQQIPRLQLRGINKSFGGVHALKSVDFEVYAGEVVGLVGDNGAGKSTLIKTMSGAYVPDAGEILIDGQPVTIASPQDSTRLGIETVYQDLALCDNLDVVANLWLGREAYREVIPGVLRVLDETEMERRTSEVLKTLDVRIPSLRSPVATLSGGQRQCIAVAKTILRQPKVVLLDEPTAALGVAQTRQVLNLIQRLKEQGLAVVVISHNLHDVFEVADRVIVMRLGQRAATFEIRNTTPERIVAAITGAEYQDVSKPESRVEP